A window of the Streptomyces sp. Ag109_O5-10 genome harbors these coding sequences:
- a CDS encoding SelT/SelW/SelH family protein has protein sequence MNDSRRVEIEYCTQCRWLPRAAWLAQELLTTFETELTELALKPGKGGVFVVRVGDEVVWDRREQGFPEPTAVKQAVRDRVAPGKSLGHSDKPAPE, from the coding sequence ATGAATGACAGCCGACGGGTCGAGATCGAGTACTGCACCCAGTGCCGCTGGCTGCCGCGGGCGGCCTGGCTGGCGCAGGAGCTGCTGACCACCTTCGAGACCGAGCTGACGGAGCTGGCGCTGAAGCCGGGCAAGGGCGGCGTCTTCGTCGTACGGGTCGGTGACGAGGTGGTCTGGGACCGGCGCGAACAGGGGTTCCCCGAGCCCACGGCCGTGAAGCAGGCCGTACGCGACCGAGTGGCCCCGGGGAAGTCCCTGGGCCACTCGGACAAGCCGGCGCCGGAGTAG
- a CDS encoding HipA family kinase, whose amino-acid sequence MLREVTATRYVAPLHTGGSVPGIVEADDLGTYVVKFTGSAQGRKALVAEVIVGELARALGLRFPELVLVHFDPVIAGDEPHQEVRDLHAASGGVNLGMDFLPGAEDFTPEVAEVFPVDPLEAGRVVWLDALTVNVDRTVHSSNLMVWPTLGIAPPRLWLIDHGAALVFHHRWDTSAPGKPYDFRHHALGRYGPDTRAADAELAPRVTEQLLRDVLAEVPDAWLTGFGTPEEMREAYIGYLLARVRASAEWLPTDFPGRDQLAAEEAARAARTRRGRPAWLQQVPDLHGKPAAQQDWSVHLG is encoded by the coding sequence ATGCTGAGAGAGGTCACCGCAACCCGCTATGTCGCGCCCCTGCACACCGGCGGCTCCGTGCCCGGCATCGTCGAGGCCGACGACCTGGGGACGTACGTCGTGAAGTTCACCGGGTCCGCGCAGGGGCGCAAGGCGCTGGTCGCCGAGGTGATCGTGGGGGAGCTGGCGCGGGCGCTCGGGCTGCGGTTCCCTGAGCTGGTCCTGGTGCACTTCGACCCGGTGATCGCCGGGGACGAGCCGCACCAGGAGGTGCGCGACCTGCACGCGGCCAGTGGCGGGGTGAACCTCGGGATGGACTTCCTGCCCGGCGCGGAGGACTTCACCCCCGAGGTCGCCGAGGTCTTCCCGGTGGACCCACTGGAGGCCGGCCGCGTCGTCTGGCTGGACGCCCTCACCGTCAACGTGGACCGTACGGTGCACAGCTCCAACCTCATGGTCTGGCCGACCCTCGGCATCGCACCCCCGCGCCTGTGGCTCATCGACCACGGTGCCGCGCTCGTCTTCCACCACCGCTGGGACACCTCGGCCCCCGGGAAGCCGTACGACTTCCGGCACCACGCCCTCGGGCGGTACGGCCCCGACACCCGGGCCGCCGACGCCGAACTCGCGCCCAGGGTGACCGAGCAGCTGCTCCGGGACGTCCTCGCCGAGGTCCCGGACGCCTGGCTCACCGGCTTCGGGACGCCCGAGGAGATGCGCGAGGCTTACATCGGCTACCTGCTGGCCCGCGTGCGGGCCTCCGCCGAGTGGCTCCCCACCGATTTCCCGGGCCGTGACCAGCTCGCGGCCGAGGAGGCCGCGCGCGCGGCCAGAACCCGGCGGGGCCGCCCGGCCTGGCTGCAACAGGTCCCCGACCTGCACGGCAAGCCGGCGGCCCAACAGGATTGGTCGGTGCACCTCGGATGA
- the aceB gene encoding malate synthase A: protein MSAPAPSPPAIVDAEPLPRQEEVLTDAALAFVAELHRRFSPRRAELLARRAERRAEIARTSTLDFLPETAAVRADDSWRVAPSPAALNDRRVEITGPTDRKMTINALNSGARIWLADFEDASAPTWENVVLGQLNLIDAYSRNIDFTDPASGKSYALRPDEELATVVMRPRGWHLNERHVEVDGEQVPGAFVDFGLYFFHNAQRLLDLGKGPYFYLPKTESHLEARLWNDVFVFAQDYVGIPQGTVRATVLIETITAAYEMEEILYELRDHASGLNAGRWDYLFSIVKNFRDGGPRFVLPDRNAVTMTAPFMRAYTELLVRTCHKRGAHAIGGMAAFIPSRRDPEVNKVAFEKVRADKDREANDGFDGSWVAHPDLVPIAMESFDRVLGDRPNQKDRLREDVHVEAADLIAVDSLEAKPTYAGLVNAVQVGIRYIEAWLRGLGAVAIFNLMEDAATAEISRSQIWQWINAGVEFENGEKATPELARKIAAEELDAVRAEIGDEAFAAGHWQQAHDLLLTVALDENYADFLTLPAYQQLRG from the coding sequence ATGTCCGCACCAGCGCCGTCTCCGCCGGCCATCGTCGACGCCGAGCCCCTGCCCCGGCAGGAGGAGGTCCTCACCGACGCGGCGCTCGCCTTCGTGGCCGAGCTGCACCGGCGGTTCTCGCCGCGCCGTGCCGAACTCCTCGCCCGCCGCGCCGAGCGCCGCGCCGAGATCGCCCGTACCTCGACCCTGGACTTCCTCCCGGAGACCGCCGCCGTCCGCGCGGACGACTCCTGGCGGGTGGCCCCCTCCCCCGCGGCGCTGAACGACCGCCGGGTCGAGATCACCGGTCCCACCGACCGCAAGATGACCATCAACGCCCTCAACTCGGGCGCCCGGATCTGGCTCGCCGACTTCGAGGACGCCTCCGCCCCGACCTGGGAGAACGTCGTCCTGGGCCAGCTGAACCTGATCGACGCCTACAGCCGGAACATCGACTTCACGGACCCGGCGAGCGGCAAGTCGTACGCCCTGCGCCCGGACGAGGAGCTGGCGACGGTCGTCATGCGGCCGCGCGGCTGGCACCTGAACGAGCGGCACGTCGAGGTGGACGGCGAGCAGGTGCCCGGCGCCTTCGTCGACTTCGGCCTCTACTTCTTCCACAATGCCCAGCGGCTGCTCGACCTCGGCAAGGGACCGTACTTCTACCTCCCGAAAACCGAGTCGCACCTCGAAGCCCGGCTCTGGAACGACGTGTTCGTCTTCGCCCAGGACTACGTCGGCATCCCGCAGGGCACCGTCCGCGCCACCGTGCTGATCGAGACGATCACGGCCGCGTACGAGATGGAGGAGATCCTCTACGAACTGCGCGACCACGCCTCGGGGTTGAACGCCGGCCGCTGGGACTACCTGTTCTCCATCGTGAAGAACTTCCGTGACGGCGGGCCCCGGTTCGTCCTCCCGGACCGCAACGCGGTCACCATGACGGCTCCGTTCATGCGGGCCTACACCGAACTCCTCGTCCGCACCTGCCACAAGCGCGGCGCGCACGCGATCGGCGGCATGGCGGCCTTCATCCCGTCCCGTCGCGACCCCGAGGTCAACAAGGTCGCCTTCGAGAAGGTCCGCGCCGACAAGGACCGTGAGGCGAACGACGGTTTCGACGGCTCCTGGGTCGCCCACCCCGACCTGGTCCCGATCGCCATGGAGTCCTTCGACCGGGTGCTCGGCGACAGGCCCAACCAGAAGGACCGGCTGCGCGAGGACGTCCACGTCGAGGCCGCCGACCTGATCGCGGTCGACTCGCTGGAGGCGAAGCCGACCTACGCCGGTCTGGTCAACGCCGTCCAGGTGGGCATCCGTTACATCGAGGCGTGGCTGCGCGGGCTCGGCGCGGTGGCCATCTTCAACCTCATGGAGGACGCGGCCACCGCGGAGATCTCGCGCTCGCAGATCTGGCAGTGGATCAACGCGGGTGTCGAGTTCGAGAACGGCGAGAAGGCCACGCCGGAGCTGGCCCGCAAGATCGCCGCCGAGGAACTCGACGCCGTCCGCGCGGAGATCGGCGACGAGGCCTTCGCGGCCGGCCACTGGCAGCAGGCCCACGACCTGCTGCTCACCGTCGCCCTCGACGAGAACTACGCGGACTTCCTGACCCTGCCCGCGTACCAGCAGCTGCGCGGCTGA